From one Brachypodium distachyon strain Bd21 chromosome 4, Brachypodium_distachyon_v3.0, whole genome shotgun sequence genomic stretch:
- the LOC100830541 gene encoding putative inactive disease susceptibility protein LOV1: protein MAAAALSKPEEKITKAIKKLLEALGPLPDRISELLEQHRGRRRTGAAAAAAAADDPQLRSLEFIQAELSGMVASLGELQSSELGPDYVDNDDFKKWLRALSLVAPEIRDYLEKSEQAARLGCHAQLHRAAAYCFLRAAGLPLPFLRGVKAMEETMSDVAERPFRYTHLLLADDDAARAAAEQLHLHTDDGNLVGIEEGLRNKVISRFMDDGDGNKNLSLISIVGQAGVGKTTLAKVIFKKLQEKEHCATTTAKVEVSQRPHTKEIVIRSIFSQIGLGGEQNLILVVDDIKRDIKAYLQDKRYLIVLDGLWKKTDWDGIKDVFPQNNLGSRIIVTTNLQSVAEYCCLIDGYCLGEVHEVSPMSERDSKILLFGKTFDSEVSCPNHLQQVCCEILKRCGGIPLFISGMADWLKEEQLDHEELKLSPMLKQFERTLSAAYDGLPYWLKVQLLYINMFPEGYVLKKKSFNDKLRAELLLVESSEIAEDYFLELIDRNIITQVKNSQVEEEESCHWQVNYFMLQFLASKSAEKGFVYTSGTITLVPGAASESSSGGGGGKKPRRLSLHQPDSQLPEHLAEMSLSHTRSLAVSGEVDGIPLDKFICLMVLDLEGWQRFKEQDWLPICKMFLLRYLSLRGVNTGASKVSPKIKDLCKLETLDLSHTQITELPSQVCELSELRVFDLRGTPVKRLPDKIRKMRQLRHLLLGGNGVDPLDTTVTTVPEEIGYLHDLDTLTIDLSGCSASLLEGLVGIWKLKVLAITLSLEQSTDRKFQEALCSSIGKWKLESLSIHCGLGCSMEFFGSESSGQFSLSDSLKKFKVTGGRFLNLPTRLGGLGHLVSIEITVYKLVEGDLSTLGNLGSLEGLVLGLYLLPEEEIVIQGGTRLFGNLKRLSVGCRVPWISFKQRAMPRLRYLELNIGGSPASDKSIPLGIANLESLSEVVLNYKKCYDDSPNVRSIIEAVTKGVNEHHKMINLIINGQLQTEHNIVKENR from the exons atggcggcggcagcactCTCCAAACCCGAGGAGAAGATCACCAAGGCGATCAAGAAACTACTAGAAGCGTTGGGGCCACTTCCCGACAGGATCTCCGAGCTGCTGGAGCAGCACCGGGGTCGTCGGCGcaccggtgccgccgccgccgccgccgccgcggatgACCCCCAGCTGCGCAGCCTGGAGTTCATCCAGGCCGAGCTCAGCGGCATGGTAGCCTCACTCGGCGAGCTGCAGTCGTCGGAGCTGGGGCCGGACTACGTCGACAACGACGACTTCAAGAAGTGGCTCCGCGCGCTCAGCCTCGTGGCCCCTGAAATCCGGGATTACCTCGAGAAAAGCGAGCAAGCTGCACGGCTCGGATGCCACGCGCAGCTGCACAGGGCCGCCGCGTACTGCTTCCTTCGTGCCGCGGGGCTCCCCTTGCCATTCCTGCGCGGGGTCAAAGCCATGGAGGAAACCATGTCCGATGTCGCCGAACGACCCTTCAGGTACACGCATCTTCTGCTGGCCGATGATGATGCTGCTCGTGCTGCCGCCGAGCAATTGCATCTGCATACCGATGATGGAAATCTTGTTGGCATCGAAGAGGGCCTCAGAAATAAGGTGATCAGTAGGTTCATGGATGACGGGGATGGCAACAAGAATCTTAGTTTAATTTCCATCGTTGGACAAGCTGGGGTGGGTAAGACGACGCTTGCCAAGGTGATTTTTAAGAAACTCCAAGAGAAAGAACACTGCGCAACGACGACGGCCAAGGTCGAGGTTTCACAGAGGCCTCATACGAAGGAGATAGTTATCAGGAGCATCTTCTCGCAGATCGGGCTTGGAGGTGAGCAGAACCTCATCCTGGTGGTTGACGACATCAAGCGGGACATAAAAGCATATTTGCAAGATAAGAG GTACCTTATCGTACTCGATGGTCTTTGGAAGAAAACAGACTGGGATGGCATCAAGGATGTCTTTCCTCAGAATAACCTAGGCAGTCGAATAATTGTAACTACAAACCTTCAAAGTGTAGCAGAGTACTGTTGCTTAATTGATGGTTATTGCCTTGGTGAAGTTCATGAGGTTAGCCCCATGAGTGAGCGAGATTCAAAAATTCTCCTCTTCGGCAAAACTTTCGACTCTGAGGTCAGTTGCCCAAATCATTTACAGCAAGTTTGTTGTGAAATATTGAAGAGATGTGGCGGCATTCCATTGTTTATATCTGGTATGGCTGACTGGCTGAAGGAAGAACAACTAGATCACGAAGAGTTGAAGCTGTCCCCAATGCTGAAACAATTTGAACGAACACTCTCTGCTGCTTATGATGGTCTTCCTTACTGGCTGAAGGTGCAGTTGCTGTACATTAACATGTTTCCTGAAGGTTACGTGCTTAAGAAAAAAAGTTTCAATGATAAGCTGCGTGCTGAGCTGCTGCTGGTCGAATCGAGCGAAATTGCCGAGGACTATTTCTTGGAGCTCATCGATAGGAATATAATCACCCAAGTCAAAAACTCTcaagtggaggaggaggagagctgCCACTGGCAAGTGAATTACTTCATGCTGCAGTTCCTTGCTTCCAAATCAGCTGAAAAGGGCTTTGTGTATACTAGCGGAACCATCACCTTAGTGCCAGGAGCAGCCTCTGAGTCCTCAagtggagggggaggaggcaaGAAACCACGGCGGCTATCCCTGCACCAGCCTGATTCCCAGCTACCAGAGCATCTAGCAGAAATGAGTTTATCCCACACCCGTTCACTTGCTGTATCCGGTGAAGTAGATGGGATTCCTCTTGATAAGTTCATCTGTCTGATGGTGTTGGACCTTGAAGGTTGGCAGCGCTTCAAGGAACAAGACTGGTTGCCGATATGTAAAATGTTTCTGCTTCGGTATCTTAGCTTGAGGGGTGTTAACACAGGGGCCAGCAAGGTCTCTCCCAAGATCAAGGATCTGTGCAAGCTAGAGACATTGGATCTAAGTCACACCCAGATAACTGAGCTTCCATCGCAAGTGTGCGAGCTTTCCGAGCTGAGGGTGTTTGACCTGAGAGGCACCCCGGTCAAGCGGCTGCCAGACAAAATCCGGAAGATGCGGCAGCTACGGCATCTTCTGCTTGGTGGCAATGGAGTTGATCCCCTCGACACGACGGTAACAACAGTGCCAGAGGAAATTGGGTATCTTCATGACCTGGACACGCTTACAATTGATTTAAGTGGGTGCTCTGCAAGCCTTCTAGAGGGTCTTGTTGGCATATGGAAACTGAAGGTGTTGGCCATAACTTTATCTCTTGAGCAGTCTACTGACAGGAAATTTCAGGAAGCGTTGTGCTCATCGATAGGAAAATGGAAACTTGAGTCTCTGAGCATTCACTGTGGACTTGGTTGTTCGATGGAGTTTTTCGGTTCTGAATCTTCTGGTCAGTTCAGTCTATCTGATTCTCTGAAGAAATTTAAGGTGACAGGTGGGAGATTTTTAAACCTTCCCACACGGCTCGGTGGGCTCGGCCATCTTGTTTCCATCGAGATCACCGTGTACAAGCTAGTCGAGGGTGATCTCAGCACCCTCGGGAACTTGGGGAGCTTGGAGGGCCTTGTGCTAGGTCTGTACTTGCTCCCAGAAGAAGAGATAGTGATTCAGGGGGGGACTCGTCTTTTCGGTAACCTCAAGAGGCTGTCCGTTGGTTGCCGTGTTCCATGGATAAGTTTCAAGCAACGGGCTATGCCGAGGCTCAGGTATCTTGAGTTGAACATTGGAGGAAGCCCGGCGAGTGACAAGAGCATTCCTTTGGGTATTGCCAACCTTGAGTCCTTGTCGGAGGTTGTCCTGAATTACAAGAAATGCTACGACGACAGCCCCAATGTCAGGTCGATAATTGAGGCGGTGACAAAAGGGGTTAATGAGCATCATAAAATGATCAACCTCATCATCAACGGACAACTACAGACGGAACATAACATTGTAAA GGAGAACCGATAG
- the LOC100826489 gene encoding cysteine-rich receptor-like protein kinase 8: MERAVLSIQIIKNITNGFTDIIGEGSFGVVYKGKYNGKQVAVKKLRESSQLSETDFEKEVQILKLVDHQNIVKLIGYCCQREDPTEQRPSFGSRDVVEKFLCFEYVPNGSLDKCIYGEPSKLGWDKRFKIIKGICKGLDALHGQGRRIIHSDLNPANILLDDNMEPKIADFGLSRIFGENQTHTRITNSKSAMEYMAPEYLQRGQLSIESDIYSLGLLIIEITTGEKNCSDDELYTTDFTEDVRKNWTNMPYIKLKYPALSSDGYRQVEGCIKIGLNCLSKKRKDRPNSANIVHKVDQIGAGSSSVFHRCESSWIYGTK, translated from the exons ATGGAGCGGGCGGTACTATCAATCCAGATTATAAAGAATATCACTAATGGGTTCACTGATATAATCGGCGAAGGTTCATTTGGAGTAGTTTATAAG GGAAAGTATAATGGAAAGCAAGTTGCCGTGAAGAAACTTCGAGAATCGTCCCAATTGAGTGAAACAGATTTTGAGAAAGAGGTTCAGATTCTGAAATTGGTCGATCACCAAAATATAGTGAAGCTAATTGGCTACTGCTGCCAAAGAGAGGATCCGACGGAGCAACGCCCAAGTTTTGGTTCTCGAGACGTGGTGGAGAAATTCCTCTGTTTTGAATATGTCCCGAATGGAAGCCTTGATAAATGTATCTATG GTGAACCTTCCAAACTTGGTTGGGACAAACGCTTCAAAATAATTAAAGGTATCTGTAAAGGTCTGGATGCATTACATGGACAAGGAAGACGTATTATTCACTCGGATCTTAATCCTGCCAACATTCTGTTGGACGACAATATGGAGCCCAAGATTGCAGATTTTGGTTTATCAAGGATCTTTGGTGAAAACCAGACACATACTCGCATAACCAATTCTAAGAGTGCAAT GGAATACATGGCTCCCGAGTACTTGCAGCGAGGTCAACTATCAATCGAGTCGGATATATATAGTTTAGGCCTTTTAATAATTGAGATCACGACGGGTGAGAAAAACTGCTCAGACGATGAATTATATACCACGGACTTCACTGAAGAT GTACGCAAGAATTGGACAAATATGCCCTATATAAAATTGAAGTACCCGGCATTAAGCTCAGATGGCTACCGTCAGGTAGAAGGATGCATTAAAATTGGGCTAAATTGTCTCAGCAAAAAGCGGAAGGACAGACCCAATTCAGCAAACATCGTTCACAAGGTCGACCAAATTGGTGCAGGCTCAAGCTCGGTGTTTCACAGG TGTGAAAGTTCATGGATCTATGGAACAAAGTAA
- the LOC100826803 gene encoding putative disease resistance RPP13-like protein 3 produces the protein MDLVVGASSDAAKSLVNKLGSLLAKEYALIEGVRDDIQYINDELESMQALISTLKRARTRSEQRQGWMKQVREVSFDIEDCIDDVNHRLREEPRGGRLVYLRRKWYLLTTLYARRCIAAEIRDLKLRAQHVSERRARYGVENLTAADLKEISEDAEAPRDLVPPPPQLIHTRQIVGMEDAIEELQVWIRKEEPNAAQSTCKTRFLAIFGSGGIGKTTLAMELYRKVGGEFHRRASVQVSQKFDLLMLLRSLVRQLQQFGADPRDEEPLDRIEKMEEGPLKEKLQSQLKDKRYLILIDDIWSVSAWEKIKDCLPERECGRLIVTTRFKSIAVACQRRQKGDCLHEHRKLDKKKSYHLFRQIISSAPEDPTVAAKNLLDKCGGIPLAVIVVAGLIASKLRSETSKKTLHDYLQDVDKALSEGLGTPPSTDEVKKILDQCYNSLPADLKTCLLYLSMFPKGCIISRKRLIRRWIAEGFMIEKHGKPVQEVAEDSFNELISRNLIRAVNNTSNGKVKSYQIHDMVHQYIVSKSTDENFITVVGGHWQTPFPRYKVRRLSVQRSEEKQTVEQMKLSHVRSLTVSESFKPIRSCLPDFRILQVLDLECCKDLSSHQLRKICKMHQLNYLSLRRTDIDEIPPEIANLEYLEVLDIRETRVRKFPRLDGDLARMTHLLTGDKSKRTGLALTEEITNMTALQTLSGVEVYGIPAAKWQIGGHKASSWGSSVQVLEALEKLTNLQKLSIYLHGKFEDECDKFLLSSIEHLSSCSLKFLAIDDDFTGFLDKSLNSSEAPPEHLHTLELSGMLTRVPGWIVRLHSLHKLTLSLTSLTASTLLDLSKLPQLFSLTFSLDATKSKNPIAVKILHKNVLDSDGEMLVEAGGFENLQLLRFMAPVMLPLSFQKGAMPMLQKIELKFRTANGVYGLENLGRLEEVYISVSSKEIKAAEQIKQLANRIGNRLTVIDDEYNESSLEQ, from the exons ATGGACCTCGTGGTCGGCGCGTCGAGCGACGCGGCGAAGTCCCTGGTGAACAAGCTCGGGAGCCTCCTGGCGAAGGAGTACGCCCTGATCGAGGGCGTCCGCGACGACATCCAGTACATCAACGACGAGCTGGAGAGCATGCAGGCGCTCATCAGCACGCTCAAGCGCGCCAGGACCCGCAGCGAGCAGCGTCAAGGGTGGATGAAGCAGGTCCGGGAGGTCTCCTTCGACATCGAGGACTGCATCGACGACGTCAACCACCGCCTCCGGGAGGAGCCCCGTGGCGGCCGGCTCGTCTACCTCCGCCGGAAGTGGTACCTCCTCACTACGCTCTACGCGCGCCGCTGCATCGCCGCGGAGATCCGGGACCTCAAGCTCCGGGCGCAGCACGTCAGCGAGCGCCGCGCCAGGTACGGGGTGGAGAACCTCACGGCCGCAGATCTGAAGGAAATCAGCGAGGACGCGGAGGCTCCTCGGGACctcgtgccgccgcctccccagCTGATTCACACCAGACAGATCGTGGGCATGGAGGACGCCATAGAGGAGCTCCAAGTGTGGATTAGGAAGGAGGAACCCAATGCTGCGCAGAGCACCTGCAAGACGAGGTTCCTTGCCATTTTTGGATCCGGCGGCATTGGTAAGACCACGCTCGCCATGGAGTTGTATCGCAAGGTTGGGGGTGAATTCCACCGTAGAGCGTCCGTGCAGGTGTCGCAGAAATTTGATTTGCTGATGCTTCTGAGGAGCCTTGTCAGGCAACTGCAGCAGTTCGGTGCTGATCCTAGGGATGAAGAACCCCTTGACAGAATCGAGAAAATGGAAGAAGGGCCGCTGAAAGAGAAACTCCAGAGCCAATTAAAAGATAAAAG GTATCTTATACTGATAGATGACATATGGTCGGTATCAGCATGGGAAAAGATTAAGGATTGTCTGCCTGAAAGGGAGTGTGGTAGACTAATTGTGACCACAAGGTTTAAATCTATTGCCGTGGCCTGTCAACGTCGTCAAAAAGGTGATTGTTTACATGAACACAGAAAACTAGATAAAAAGAAATCCTACCATTTGTTTCGTCAAATTATCTCCAGCGCTCCTGAGGATCCCACTGTGGCTGCTAAAAATCTTTTGGATAAATGTGGAGGTATACCCTTGGCAGTAATTGTTGTAGCAGGGCTTATTGCTAGTAAACTGAGATCAGAGACTAGCAAAAAGACTTTGCATGATTATTTGCAGGACGTAGATAAGGCTTTGAGTGAAGGGTTAGGAACTCCTCCCAGCACGGATGAGGTGAAGAAAATACTTGACCAGTGCTACAACAGTTTGCCGGCTGATCTCAAGACATGCTTGCTATACTTGAGCATGTTTCCCAAGGGCTGCATTATCAGCAGGAAGCGTTTGATCAGAAGATGGATAGCAGAAGGCTTCATGATCGAGAAGCATGGGAAGCCTGTGCAGGAAGTGGCCGAGGACAGCTTCAACGAACTCATTAGCAGGAACTTAATCCGTGCGGTCAACAACACCAGCAACGGCAAGGTGAAGAGCTATCAAATCCACGACATGGTTCATCAGTACATTGTTTCCAAGTCAACCGATGAGAACTTCATCACCGTAGTGGGTGGCCACTGGCAGACACCATTCCCGAGATACAAGGTACGCAGGCTCTCGGTTCAGAGAAGTGAAGAGAAGCAAACTGTTGAGCAGATGAAATTGTCCCATGTTCGATCCTTGACGGTGTCCGAGAGCTTCAAACCAATCCGTTCCTGCCTGCCCGACTTTCGGATACTGCAGGTGCTAGATCTTGAATGTTGCAAAGATTTGTCGTCCCATCAGCTCAGGAAAATATGCAAAATGCACCAGTTGAACTACTTGAGCCTGCGCAGGACAGACATTGATGAGATCCCGCCTGAAATAGCCAATCTGGAATACTTGGAGGTACTTGACATAAGGGAGACAAGAGTAAGAAAATTCCCTCGGTTAGATGGGGATCTTGCGAGGATGACCCATCTGCTTACGGGCGATAAAAGTAAGCGGACAGGATTGGCATTAACAGAAGAAATCACTAACATGACAGCTCTTCAAACACTGTCTGGGGTTGAGGTATATGGAATTCCAGCAGCCAAATGGCAAATAGGAGGACACAAGGCGTCGAGCTGGGGCTCGTCCGTACAAGTGCTTGAAGCCTTGGAGAAGCTCACCAATCTGCAGAAACTCAGCATTTACTTACATGGGAAGTTTGAAGACGAATGTGATAAGTTTTTGCTGTCCTCCATTGAGCACCTGAGCAGCTGCTCCCTCAAATTTCTTGCAATTGACGATGACTTCACCGGTTTTCTTGACAAGTCACTAAATTCTTCAGAAGCACCTCCAGAGCATCTGCACACCCTTGAGCTTTCCGGCATGTTAACTCGAGTGCCTGGGTGGATCGTCCGTCTGCATAGTCTCCACAAGCTTACTCTGTCGTTAACCTCACTCACGGCAAGTACTTTGTTGGATCTTAGTAAACTGCCTCAGctcttctctctcactttttcACTGGATGCAACAAAGTCAAAGAATCCAATAGCTGTCAAAATTCTGCATAAGAACGTATTGGACTCGGATGGAGAGATGCTTGTGGAAGCCGGGGGATTCGAAAACCTTCAATTACTACGCTTCATGGCACCTGTGATGCTGCCTCTGAGCTTCCAGAAAGGGGCAATGCCGATGCTACAGAAGATTGAACTCAAGTTCAGAACTGCAAATGGTGTTTATGGCCTGGAGAACCTAGGGCGCCTTGAGGAGGTGTACATTTCAGTCAGCAGCAAGGAGATCAAGGCCGCCGAGCAGATCAAGCAATTGGCGAACAGGATTGGGAATCGCCTCACGGTGATCGACGACGAGTACAATGAATCATCATTGGAGCAATAG
- the LOC100830851 gene encoding uncharacterized protein LOC100830851 has protein sequence MAEMVGSLVVGELVNRASSFLISKHKERSATARTTTETLERLEMAQIRMEAALAVSARCGQVVTDVALLRWRRELRRGADECAAAARRWELRAMEEEQAREALARAWLPARVARLVASFVSSLFSHRRNEEPCEKVVGRFEKLADGAGDFLRCVQSGSGSARRALLEDDIVRKPAVRGNSGKDVGYGTVWFREVRSAACVQDPGKVVWKLNKL, from the coding sequence ATGGCGGAGATGGTGGGGTCTCTGGTCGTCGGCGAGCTGGTCAACAgggcctcctccttcctcatCAGCAAGCACAAGGAGCgctccgccaccgcccgcACCACGACCGAAACCCTAGAGAGGCTGGAGATGGCGCAGATCAggatggaggcggcgctggcggtGTCCGCCCGGTGCGGGCAGGTCGTCACCGACGTGGCGTTgctccggtggcggcgggagctgcggcgcggcgccgacgagtgcgccgccgcggcgcgccgGTGGGAGCTGCGggccatggaggaggagcaggccaggGAGGCGCTCGCGCGGGCGTGGCTGCCTGCACGGGTCGCTCGCCTCGTGGCTTCCTTCGTCTCGTCCCTCTTCAGCCACCGGCGCAACGAGGAGCCCTGTGAGAAGGTTGTTGGGAGGTTCGAGAAGCTGGCTGATGGCGCCGGAGATTTCCTGAGGTGCGTGCAGTCCGGCTCCGGCAGCGCCCGTCGCGCTTTGTTGGAGGACGACATTGTCAGGAAGCCTGCTGTTAGAGGAAACTCAGGAAAGGATGTGGGGTACGGTACAGTCTGGTTCAGGGAGGTTCGCAGCGCTGCCTGCGTTCAGGATCCAGGAAAAGTGGTCTGGAAATTAAACAAGTTGTGA